A portion of the Cryptomeria japonica chromosome 5, Sugi_1.0, whole genome shotgun sequence genome contains these proteins:
- the LOC131027986 gene encoding uncharacterized protein LOC131027986, which translates to MESKPLPLSSNAQEFHLPEPLTGKVWKLDDFQGHPALLVMFICNHCPFVIHLKKEIFKLTNDYMPKGLGVVAISSNYTVTHPQDGPDFMAEEAKKFGYQFPYLYDETQEVARAYGAVCTPEFFLFKKDGNQPFELAYHGRFDESRPRNDKPVTGSDLRQAIDCVLSGQPVNAAQKPSIGCSIKWHPSQNA; encoded by the exons ATGGAGTCCAAGCCCCTTCCTCTCTCATCCAATGCCCAAGAATTCCAC CTCCCAGAGCCATTGACAGGTAAAGTCTGGAAGTTGGATGATTTTCAAGGCCACCCGGCACTTCTG GTTATGTTTATCTGTAACCACTGTCCTTTTGTCATACACTTGAAGAAAGAGATTTTCAAACTTACAAACGACTACATGCCT AAGGGGCTCGGTGTTGTGGCAATATCTTCTAATTATACTGTCACTCACCCTCAG GATGGTCCAGATTTTATGGCTGAAGAAGCCAAGAAATTCGGCTATCAGTTTCCATATCTTTATGATG AGACCCAAGAAGTTGCGCGGGCGTATGGAGCTGTTTGCACTCCTGAATTTTTCCTCTTCA aAAAGGATGGAAACCAACCATTTGAGCTTGCTTACCATGGAAGGTTTGATGAATCACGACCCAGAAATGACAAACCTGTTACAGGAAG TGACTTAAGGCAAGCAATAGACTGTGTCTTGAGTGGTCAACCAGTGAACGCTGCTCAAAAACCAAG TATTGGTTGCAGCATTAAGTGGCACCCCAGTCAAAATGCATAA